The Paenibacillus sp. 481 DNA window CTGGTTCAATGCACCGAACTGCTCAACCAAATTGCCCTCGAGCTTATTAATTTTCCCCACAGTCGTGGACGCCAGCTCTAAGCTCTGCTTCGCAAATTGCAACGTTAAGTTGTTCTCGTACGTAATTTCCGAAATCTTAATGAGCGCCTTGTACAAGTCTTTCACTTCTTCAATGTGCTTTTTGTGGATGTCGATCTTGAAAGCGAGAGCGCCGATCTTAAAGTTGAGTTCCACATCCAAATCGACCGTGCCAGCCGTTTCGAGCAATACGCTAGAAATCGAGTGATTGCTGTAGCTATAACGATGCAGCGTACGCTTTTTGCTGGTCGCACTTGTGCCGTCGAGATGAATGAGTGCTTGGTTTGTAAAGCAGTACTCATCTGTTTTGGATTTAATTAGGAAGAAAATCTTCTCGTTATCTTCATGCATGACGTAATCGTCAGCATCAACTTTGTCATAGTTTTCTGGCTTAATGACTGCCCCTACGTCGCTTAATCCTAGTAAATCCGAAGCTACTTTTCCAAACATCAATGACCATTCCTCTCATTTCTGAAGTGGTGTCTACACGGATTCGAATGATCCTGAATGACCCTTCTACCATATCATAAATTTTGAAAGAACTCCTAACATTTTGTTGAACGGGGGTTGAAAAAGAGGCGGAATGAACGACTGTGCGAAAGTTCACATTTTAATCATGCCTAATCATATCTTATGTGATAAAAATCACATTTAACACCTACCCAATCTGACACAATGATACATGAAACGAGATATTTAGACATCAAGACCTATGGTCTTGTCGAACAACTAGGGGGAAAGGTGGCTGGGATAGCAATGGATTTAGACATGGTTATGCTGTCACGTATTCAGTTTGCAGCGACAACGATTTTTCACTTTATTTTCGTGCCGATTTCAATCGGATTGGCATTTCTTATTGCAATTATGCAAACGATGTACGTTGTCAAAGGAGAAGAGAAGTACAAAAAGATGACGAAGTTCTGGGGCAAGCTGTTTCTCATTAACTTCGCTGTCGGTGTTGTTACCGGTATCCTACAAGAGTTTCAGTTCGGGATGAACTGGTCGAATTACTCTAGATTTGTTGGGGACGTGTTTGGTGCGCCGTTGGCGATCGAGGCGCTGCTAGCCTTTTTCATGGAGTCTACTTTTATTGGTATATGGATATTTGGTTGGGATCGGTTATCGAAAAAGGTTCATCTCGCGTGTATTTGGCTCGTATCGTTCGGGACGATGATGTCAGCATTTTGGATCTTGGTAGCAAACTCATTTATGCAAAGACCAGTCGGCTTTGAAATGAATAATGGTCGGGCAGAAATGAATGATTTCTTCGCCTTAATTACGAACGGTCAGATGCTAGTCGAGTACCCGCATACCGTATTCTCGGCCTTGGCGACAGGAGCATTTCTGATTGCGGGCGTGAGTGCATGGAAGCTGTTGAAGCGACAAGACTTCGATTTCTTTAAAAAGTCATTCCAAATCAGTATCGTCATCGCGTTGATCACTTCTTTGTTAGTCGCGTTGTTCGGTCATGAGCAAGCCCAGTATTTAGTGAAGACACAGCCGATGAAAATGGCAGCGAGTGAAGGCTTATGGGAAACAAGTACAGATCCGGCGCCGTGGACGGTGTTCGCGGCTATCGATCCAGAGAAGCAGGAAAATACGGCTGAACTCAAAATTCCATACTTGCTTAGCTTCTTGTCTTATAGCAAGTTCTCCGGCGAAGTAAAAGGTATGAAGGAAATTCAAGCCGAATATGAGCAGCAGTATGGTCCGGGCAACTACATTCCTCCGGTACGCACAACGTTCTGGAGCTTCCGCATCATGGTTGGCTGCGGGACAGCGATGATTCTGCTGGCGATGTACGGCGTTTATTTATCGGCACGCAAGAAGTTGGAGCGGCCTAACAAATGGTTTATGCGCATGATGGTAGTCGGTATTTTCCTGCCGCATATTGCAAATGCATCTGGTTGGATTATGACGGAGATCGGTCGTCAGCCATGGACAGTGTTCGGGTTGATGCGCACCGAGGATAGTATATCGCCGAATGTTAGCTCAGGCGAAGTGTTATTTTCACTTGTTTCGTTTACGGGCATGTATACGATTTTGGGCATAGTGCTCGTAACACTATTTTTACGGGTCATTAAAAAAGGGCCGAGCGCACTGGATAAGGTTGAAACAACAATGAATGATCCGTATGACAAGGAGGGACAACATGTTAGCGCTAAATGAGTTGTGGTTTATTCTTGTCGCTGTACTGTTCATAGGTTTCTTTTTCTTAGAGGGATTCGACTTCGGCGTCGGTATGTCAACGCGCTTCCTGGCGCGGACAGATGGGGAGCGTCGTGTACTTATTAATTCAATCGGCCCGTTCTGGGATGCGAATGAAGTGTGGCTAATAACCGCAGGCGGGGCAATGTTTGCTGCCTTCCCGAACTGGTATGCGACGTTGTTCAGCGGGTACTATACGCCTTTTGTCGTGCTGTTGCTCGCCTTGATCGCACGTGGAGTTGCCTTTGAGTTCCGTGGGAAGGGCAAGACAGAGCGTTGGGTTAAAAACTGGGACCACGCTATCTTCTTTGGCAGCTTGCTGCCGCCGTTCTTATTCGGGGTCGTCTTTGCGGGCTTAATCAAAGGGCTTCCGATTGATGGCGAGATGCAAATGAATGCTGGATTGTTCGATATGGTGAACGGCTACACACTCGTTGGTGGCATCACGGTGACAATGCTTTGCCTTGTGCATGGGTTAATGTTTACGACGCTTCGCACGGTCGGCAGCTTGCAAGAGCGGGCGCGTCAGCTTGGACAGAAGCTACTTATTCCGTTAGCGGCATTACTTGTCCTGTTCGGTGTCATGACATACATGATGACGGATGTGTTTGAAGTTCGAGGCGCTATTTTGACGGGTATGGCGGTTGCGGGTGTGGTGGCGTTTGTACTTGCAGGTTTCTTTATGTCGAAGAAGCGAGATGGTTGGGCTTTTGGTATGACAGGTACGGTTATTGTATTAGCAGTAGCAGCGGTATTTATCGGCCTGTTCCCACGGGTGATGATCAGTTCCATTGATCGTGCATTTGACTTAACGATTCATAACGCGGCTTCTGGGGCTTACTCGCTGAAAATAATGACGATTGTGGCGCTTACGCTGCTGCCGTTCGTACTTGGTTATCAAATTTGGAGCTATATTATTTTCAAGAAACGCGTTCATGAGAAAGGACATCTGGAGCACTGATGAGCAAACACGGTAAGCATAACCTACTCAACTACAAAGGAATAAAGCCTGTTCTCCTTGTGATGACACTCCTTACGCTAGTTCATAGTGCGTCCATTATTGCGGTGGCAATTGGACTGGCTGACGTTGTGTCCGCGCTCTTTGCTGGCGAGTCGTTGGAGGAGCAAGCAAGCAGTATCGGACTGTTCGTGGCAGGGTTCGTCGTGCGTCAGGTAACGGCTTTGATTCAACAGAAGGTAGCTTACCGTTATGCAGAAGGGACGGCTCGGGAGCTGCGTCGGAAACTGATGGACAAGCTGTTTCAGTTCGGCCCACGGTTCGCCCAGACGGAAGGAACGGGTAATATCGTGACGCTCGTCTTGGATGGAGTGACCCAGTTCCGTACGTATTTAGAGCTGTTTATTCCCCGCATGGTCGGAACGGCGATTACGCCGCTCGTTGTACTCGGTTATGTATGCATGCGGGACCAGATAGCAGCTCTAATTCTAGCTGTAACGATGCCGATCTTGCTCGTATTTATGATTCTGGTCGGTCTCGCTGCGAAGAAGCATATGGATCAGCAGTGGAAGTCATACCGCGTGCTATCGAATCATTTTGTCGATTCGCTGCGCGGCTTGGAGACGCTGAAGTTTCTCGGTCAGAGTCGTGCCCACAGCGATATGATCGGACGCGTCAGCGATCAGTATCGCTCGGCAACGATGCGAACGTTGCGCGTAGCATTCTTATCCTCGTTCGCGCTCGATTTCTTTACGATGTTATCGGTCGCATCGGTGGCGGTCAGCTTGGGGCTGCGGCTTATTGAGGGGCAGCTTATGTTGGATACGGCGCTGCTTGTGCTTATATTGGCGCCGGAGTATTTTTTGCCCGTCCGTA harbors:
- a CDS encoding PH domain-containing protein — encoded protein: MFGKVASDLLGLSDVGAVIKPENYDKVDADDYVMHEDNEKIFFLIKSKTDEYCFTNQALIHLDGTSATSKKRTLHRYSYSNHSISSVLLETAGTVDLDVELNFKIGALAFKIDIHKKHIEEVKDLYKALIKISEITYENNLTLQFAKQSLELASTTVGKINKLEGNLVEQFGALNQTAFSWLVNTQRQYRVKDFGFVFEKYINQ
- a CDS encoding cytochrome ubiquinol oxidase subunit I, which translates into the protein MDLDMVMLSRIQFAATTIFHFIFVPISIGLAFLIAIMQTMYVVKGEEKYKKMTKFWGKLFLINFAVGVVTGILQEFQFGMNWSNYSRFVGDVFGAPLAIEALLAFFMESTFIGIWIFGWDRLSKKVHLACIWLVSFGTMMSAFWILVANSFMQRPVGFEMNNGRAEMNDFFALITNGQMLVEYPHTVFSALATGAFLIAGVSAWKLLKRQDFDFFKKSFQISIVIALITSLLVALFGHEQAQYLVKTQPMKMAASEGLWETSTDPAPWTVFAAIDPEKQENTAELKIPYLLSFLSYSKFSGEVKGMKEIQAEYEQQYGPGNYIPPVRTTFWSFRIMVGCGTAMILLAMYGVYLSARKKLERPNKWFMRMMVVGIFLPHIANASGWIMTEIGRQPWTVFGLMRTEDSISPNVSSGEVLFSLVSFTGMYTILGIVLVTLFLRVIKKGPSALDKVETTMNDPYDKEGQHVSAK
- the cydB gene encoding cytochrome d ubiquinol oxidase subunit II, whose translation is MLALNELWFILVAVLFIGFFFLEGFDFGVGMSTRFLARTDGERRVLINSIGPFWDANEVWLITAGGAMFAAFPNWYATLFSGYYTPFVVLLLALIARGVAFEFRGKGKTERWVKNWDHAIFFGSLLPPFLFGVVFAGLIKGLPIDGEMQMNAGLFDMVNGYTLVGGITVTMLCLVHGLMFTTLRTVGSLQERARQLGQKLLIPLAALLVLFGVMTYMMTDVFEVRGAILTGMAVAGVVAFVLAGFFMSKKRDGWAFGMTGTVIVLAVAAVFIGLFPRVMISSIDRAFDLTIHNAASGAYSLKIMTIVALTLLPFVLGYQIWSYIIFKKRVHEKGHLEH